One uncultured Tolumonas sp. genomic window carries:
- a CDS encoding transporter substrate-binding domain-containing protein, with amino-acid sequence MKKISMLMLALGVLSSASAIAEQMRFGLEAEYPPFESKNAKGELEGFDIELGNTICKVAQLQCSWVESSFDTLIPGLAAKKFDVINSAMNITEKRKETIDFTNPIYRIPSQLVAKADSGLTSTVEGLKGKNIGVLQASIQEVYAKEHWEPKGVTITSYKDQNMVYNDMVNGRLDGTLVMAAAGQAGFLDKPEGKGYAFVGKPVEDTKILGSGIGFGLRKGDDALKSKLNAAIAKVQADGTVTTLAKKYFKGFDVSVK; translated from the coding sequence ATGAAAAAAATCAGCATGCTCATGCTCGCACTGGGTGTTTTATCATCGGCTTCCGCCATTGCAGAACAGATGCGTTTTGGGTTGGAAGCGGAGTATCCACCGTTTGAAAGCAAAAACGCGAAAGGTGAGTTGGAAGGCTTCGACATCGAGCTGGGCAACACCATCTGTAAAGTGGCGCAGTTGCAGTGTTCATGGGTCGAGAGCAGCTTTGATACCTTAATTCCGGGGTTAGCCGCGAAAAAATTTGATGTGATCAACTCGGCCATGAACATCACAGAGAAACGTAAAGAAACCATCGATTTTACTAATCCGATCTACCGTATTCCTTCACAGTTGGTTGCAAAAGCTGACTCTGGTTTAACTTCAACCGTTGAAGGTCTGAAAGGGAAAAATATCGGCGTACTGCAAGCATCAATTCAGGAAGTGTATGCAAAAGAACATTGGGAACCAAAAGGCGTCACCATTACTTCGTATAAAGATCAGAACATGGTTTACAACGACATGGTGAATGGCCGTCTTGATGGCACCTTAGTGATGGCGGCGGCAGGTCAGGCGGGTTTCTTAGACAAACCCGAAGGTAAGGGCTACGCCTTTGTTGGTAAACCGGTCGAAGATACCAAGATTCTGGGCAGCGGCATCGGCTTTGGTTTACGCAAAGGTGATGATGCGTTGAAGAGCAAACTCAATGCTGCGATTGCCAAAGTGCAAGCCGATGGCACCGTGACCACGTTAGCCAAGAAATATTTCAAAGGCTTCGATGTGTCTGTGAAATAA
- a CDS encoding carbon-nitrogen hydrolase family protein, producing the protein MSNRHLVAAIQMNSQDNVTDNLGLAAQLIQAAVYAGAKFILLPEYFCFMGKNDAERVALGETFGDGPIQTFIAALAKQHEVWISAGTIPLKSLEPNKVYNSNLLFNELGECVGRYDKIHLFGFDNGIESYAEADTLAAGSALQTFVTLIGNVRASVCYDLRFPEMYRKEPIFDVITMPAAFTYTTGECHWETLLKARAIENQSYVIAAAQTGVHPNGKRTFGHSMIIDPWGKVLVQQESGNGFALAELDFDYLTTVRSDLPALKNRVFF; encoded by the coding sequence ATGAGCAATCGTCATTTAGTAGCCGCTATTCAGATGAACAGCCAAGACAACGTGACTGACAATCTGGGGCTGGCGGCACAACTTATTCAGGCTGCCGTTTATGCAGGGGCCAAATTTATTCTGCTGCCAGAATATTTCTGCTTTATGGGTAAAAATGATGCTGAGCGTGTTGCACTAGGGGAAACATTCGGCGATGGCCCGATCCAAACGTTTATTGCCGCACTGGCGAAACAACACGAAGTCTGGATCTCGGCCGGCACCATTCCGCTAAAAAGCCTAGAACCAAATAAGGTCTATAACAGTAATCTGCTGTTTAATGAGCTTGGTGAGTGTGTTGGGCGCTATGACAAAATTCACCTGTTTGGATTCGATAATGGCATTGAATCGTATGCTGAAGCTGACACATTAGCCGCCGGCTCTGCGTTACAAACCTTTGTCACCTTGATTGGCAATGTACGCGCATCAGTCTGTTACGACCTGCGTTTTCCGGAAATGTATCGCAAAGAGCCGATCTTCGATGTGATCACTATGCCAGCGGCGTTTACTTATACGACGGGCGAATGCCACTGGGAAACGCTGCTCAAAGCGCGAGCAATTGAAAATCAAAGCTATGTGATTGCCGCCGCGCAAACTGGTGTGCACCCCAATGGCAAACGAACTTTTGGGCATAGCATGATTATTGACCCGTGGGGCAAGGTGTTAGTGCAACAAGAATCAGGTAATGGCTTTGCGCTTGCGGAGCTGGATTTTGATTATTTAACAACTGTTCGGAGTGATCTTCCTGCACTCAAAAACCGTGTTTTCTTTTAA
- a CDS encoding methionine aminotransferase: MTIQTPVQTHSKLPDVGTTIFTVIGQLSNQYNAINLSQGAPSFPCDAKLVNHVTQAMQQGFNQYAPLTGVVALKELIQAKVFTLYGQSYDVNQEITVTASASEALYSAISALVHPGDEVIYFEPSFDSYAPIVRLQGATPIALKLSVPEFAINWDEVQAAISPKTRMIIINTPHNPSAQVLSADDLAQLARVTRNTDIVILSDEVYEHIVFDGHRHHGMATHSELASRSVIVSSFGKTFHVTGWRVGYCLAPQALMSEILKVHQFMMFSADTPMQYAFAEYMKDPQTYLHLSAFYQQKRDLMIAELQNSPFQLLPSSGSFFMLASYAHFSQESDSDMVKRLITDFGVATIPLSAFYTDGTDNKLIRLSFAKDDATIIAGAKALCQVKG, from the coding sequence ATGACAATTCAGACGCCGGTGCAAACTCATTCCAAATTGCCGGATGTTGGAACCACTATCTTTACCGTCATCGGTCAATTATCCAACCAATACAACGCGATCAATTTATCGCAAGGTGCGCCGAGTTTCCCTTGTGATGCCAAGCTGGTTAACCATGTCACGCAGGCGATGCAACAAGGTTTTAATCAATATGCGCCGTTGACGGGGGTTGTGGCGCTGAAAGAGCTGATTCAGGCAAAAGTTTTTACCCTTTATGGGCAGTCGTACGACGTCAATCAAGAGATCACGGTGACGGCAAGTGCCAGTGAGGCGCTTTATTCGGCTATTTCAGCCTTGGTGCATCCCGGTGATGAAGTCATCTATTTCGAGCCGTCGTTTGATAGCTATGCGCCGATTGTGCGGCTGCAAGGAGCAACGCCTATTGCACTGAAACTGTCAGTGCCAGAATTCGCCATTAATTGGGATGAAGTGCAGGCGGCGATTTCGCCAAAAACCCGCATGATCATCATCAATACACCGCACAACCCGAGTGCACAGGTGTTAAGTGCTGACGATTTAGCCCAATTAGCCCGAGTGACTCGTAACACCGATATCGTGATTTTGTCTGATGAAGTGTATGAACACATCGTGTTTGATGGGCATCGTCATCACGGTATGGCAACGCATTCTGAGCTGGCTTCTCGCAGTGTGATTGTCTCTTCGTTCGGCAAAACTTTCCACGTCACCGGTTGGCGAGTGGGCTATTGCCTTGCGCCGCAGGCACTGATGAGCGAAATTCTGAAAGTGCACCAATTTATGATGTTTTCCGCAGATACGCCGATGCAATATGCTTTTGCGGAATACATGAAAGATCCGCAGACTTATCTGCATCTCTCGGCGTTTTATCAGCAAAAACGTGACTTGATGATCGCAGAACTCCAGAACAGCCCATTCCAGCTGTTACCGTCATCGGGATCGTTTTTTATGCTGGCCAGTTACGCCCATTTCAGCCAAGAGTCTGACAGCGACATGGTGAAACGACTGATCACCGATTTTGGTGTTGCCACCATTCCACTGTCAGCTTTTTATACCGATGGCACCGATAACAAGCTCATACGCCTCTCGTTTGCTAAAGACGATGCAACGATTATCGCTGGTGCAAAAGCGCTCTGTCAGGTAAAGGGGTAA
- a CDS encoding iron-containing alcohol dehydrogenase family protein, which produces MFLPGTHLSFPAHVLRGVDALSRLGHTLDASMDQLFVLGGKTALAVTMPRLQQLMQTQDEWQNRQVVQEAWYGGEVSQQNIDALVAQVTASHANVVVAVGGGKALDIGKAVAQVCQLPIVMIPTIAATCAAVSTVSVLYNESGHYIGLFQLDKAPDIVVLDPVLIATAPVRWLSAGLGDTLAKLYEYRVISGGEPDYSLNMAAFAQGKLCYQLIERFGGAACGEVMRREAGSALEQVMDAIFIYAGFTSIMGVGDHVAAAHALFDGFTVLEKTREFGHGLLVGYGNLCLLALENRSDAEILAAIQLAKQCGVPISLREIAQLNEVEVNQIVDAAIKTPDMANMPFMVTADMVCNAIKRVDRLAG; this is translated from the coding sequence ATGTTTTTGCCCGGAACCCATCTCTCTTTTCCTGCCCATGTTTTACGTGGTGTTGATGCACTCAGTCGGCTGGGCCATACGCTGGATGCATCGATGGATCAGCTCTTTGTGCTCGGTGGGAAAACAGCGCTTGCAGTGACGATGCCGCGTTTACAGCAACTGATGCAAACGCAAGATGAGTGGCAAAACAGACAGGTAGTGCAAGAGGCTTGGTATGGCGGTGAGGTGAGTCAGCAAAATATCGATGCACTGGTGGCGCAAGTTACAGCAAGCCACGCCAACGTGGTGGTTGCGGTTGGCGGCGGTAAAGCGCTTGATATTGGCAAAGCCGTGGCACAGGTCTGTCAGTTACCCATAGTGATGATCCCAACCATTGCCGCTACTTGTGCAGCGGTGTCTACGGTGTCGGTGTTATACAATGAATCTGGTCATTACATTGGTTTATTCCAACTGGATAAAGCGCCCGACATTGTAGTGTTAGACCCGGTATTAATCGCTACAGCCCCCGTTCGTTGGTTATCGGCCGGTTTGGGTGACACGTTGGCGAAACTGTATGAATATCGTGTGATTTCTGGTGGCGAACCCGATTACAGTCTGAATATGGCAGCATTTGCTCAGGGAAAATTGTGTTATCAACTGATCGAGCGTTTTGGTGGCGCCGCTTGTGGTGAAGTGATGCGCCGCGAAGCGGGTTCGGCGTTAGAGCAGGTGATGGATGCCATTTTTATCTACGCCGGTTTCACTTCGATCATGGGTGTTGGTGATCACGTCGCTGCCGCACATGCCTTGTTTGATGGGTTTACTGTATTAGAGAAAACCCGCGAATTCGGCCACGGTTTGTTGGTGGGTTATGGCAACCTCTGTCTATTGGCATTGGAAAACCGCTCCGATGCAGAAATTTTGGCAGCGATTCAATTGGCCAAGCAATGCGGTGTACCGATTTCGTTGCGTGAGATAGCACAACTCAATGAAGTGGAAGTAAATCAAATTGTTGATGCAGCGATTAAGACTCCCGATATGGCAAATATGCCATTTATGGTCACTGCAGATATGGTTTGTAATGCAATAAAACGGGTCGATCGTTTAGCGGGTTAG